In Caldicellulosiruptor morganii, the following proteins share a genomic window:
- a CDS encoding ABC transporter ATP-binding protein — protein MSGGRETQQRSVHGIRPRRGMGHGPRGFVPGEKAKDFKGTMKKLIRYLSTYKISLITVLVLAILSTSFSIAGPKILSKAITKIFEGIMNRITGQGSGIDFEYIGKILIILLVLYGLSSIFGYLQGWIMSGVSMKITYRFRKEISEKINRLPLKYFESTNQGEILSRITNDVDTITQTLNQSMTQIITSVTMVLGVLVMMISINWLMTLVALLIIPASSIIIAFIIKYSQKYFRQQQDYLGHLNGHIEEMYGGHHIVKAFNGEKKSIEKFDSLNNTLYNAAWKSQFLTGVMMPLMNVIGNLGYVVVTILGSWLVIKNAIEIGDIQAFIQYIRSFTQPIAQIANISNILQQTAACAERVFEFLEEEEEVPDTPKQIDLEDIKGEIEFRNVRFGYRPDKIVINNFSAKIKAGQKVAIVGPTGAGKTTIVKLLMRFYDVNDGAILIDGHDIREFSRKDLRSLFGMVLQDTWLYNGTIKENIKYGKPDSTDEEVIRAAKLAHIDHFIRTLPQGYDTVLNEETTNISQGQKQLLTIARAILKNPKILILDEATSSVDTLTEIQIQKAMDNLMKGRTSFIIAHRLSTIRDADLILVMDHGDIVEQGTHQELLKKGGFYAKLYYSQFEKEEMAS, from the coding sequence ATGAGTGGAGGCAGAGAAACACAACAAAGAAGTGTGCATGGGATAAGACCTCGAAGGGGTATGGGCCATGGACCGCGTGGTTTTGTCCCCGGTGAGAAAGCAAAAGATTTTAAGGGGACTATGAAAAAACTTATAAGGTATTTGTCTACCTATAAGATTTCTCTCATAACTGTGCTGGTTTTGGCAATTTTGAGTACCTCATTTTCGATTGCAGGACCCAAGATTTTGTCAAAGGCAATTACAAAGATCTTTGAAGGTATAATGAACAGAATAACCGGGCAGGGCAGCGGCATAGATTTTGAATATATTGGAAAGATTTTAATTATCCTACTTGTACTGTACGGGCTCAGCAGCATTTTTGGGTATTTACAAGGATGGATAATGTCTGGTGTGTCGATGAAAATCACATATAGATTTAGAAAAGAAATTTCAGAGAAGATAAATAGACTCCCTTTGAAGTATTTCGAAAGCACCAACCAAGGCGAGATTTTATCGAGGATTACAAATGACGTTGATACAATTACACAAACACTTAATCAGAGCATGACACAGATAATTACCTCTGTGACAATGGTCCTTGGTGTGCTTGTGATGATGATCAGTATTAACTGGCTAATGACCTTGGTTGCACTTTTGATCATACCTGCATCTTCAATTATCATTGCCTTTATTATCAAATACTCTCAGAAATATTTTAGACAGCAGCAAGATTATTTAGGACATTTAAATGGGCATATAGAGGAAATGTATGGTGGGCATCATATTGTCAAGGCGTTTAATGGCGAGAAAAAGAGTATTGAAAAGTTTGATAGCCTTAACAATACATTGTACAATGCTGCTTGGAAGTCGCAGTTTTTGACAGGTGTAATGATGCCGCTTATGAACGTCATAGGCAATTTAGGATATGTAGTGGTAACCATTTTGGGCAGCTGGCTTGTTATAAAAAATGCAATTGAGATTGGAGATATTCAGGCATTTATACAGTACATCAGGTCATTTACACAGCCGATTGCCCAGATTGCAAATATCTCAAACATTTTGCAGCAGACTGCTGCGTGTGCTGAGAGAGTGTTTGAGTTTTTAGAAGAAGAGGAAGAAGTGCCAGATACGCCAAAACAGATTGATCTTGAGGATATAAAAGGTGAAATTGAGTTTAGGAACGTCAGGTTTGGCTACAGACCAGACAAGATTGTTATAAACAATTTCTCTGCAAAGATAAAAGCAGGGCAAAAGGTGGCAATTGTTGGACCAACTGGTGCTGGCAAGACTACCATTGTAAAGCTTCTTATGCGGTTTTACGATGTAAATGATGGTGCAATTTTGATTGACGGACATGATATAAGAGAATTTTCGCGAAAAGACCTGCGATCTTTATTTGGTATGGTTTTGCAAGACACATGGCTTTACAATGGAACTATTAAAGAGAATATAAAATACGGAAAGCCAGATAGCACAGACGAAGAAGTGATAAGAGCAGCAAAGCTTGCCCACATTGACCACTTTATAAGGACACTCCCACAAGGGTACGACACAGTGTTAAATGAGGAGACTACGAATATATCTCAAGGTCAAAAACAGCTTTTGACAATTGCACGTGCTATCTTGAAAAATCCAAAAATTCTTATACTTGACGAAGCAACAAGCTCTGTTGACACACTCACAGAAATCCAGATACAAAAGGCCATGGACAATTTAATGAAAGGAAGAACATCCTTTATAATAGCGCACAGGCTCTCTACAATAAGAGATGCTGATTTGATACTTGTCATGGACCATGGCGACATAGTAGAACAAGGTACACACCAGGAGCTTCTCAAAAAAGGCGGATTTTACGCAAAACTTTACTATAGCCAATTTGAAAAAGAAGAGATGGCAAGTTAA
- a CDS encoding helix-turn-helix domain-containing protein yields MVSDLTPTSVLESEHVRVFYYDFDNYIRASYSSKNYLRFCSILQGDKYVEINESEKFKYDSNSFVILPPYSRVKLEIEEKTKALVIEIDSYLINHVLSKLKIEFEPYELGNVNNIFFVGKYSPDLTQTYKKIVDTFFSRKVNREFLLDLYTQEFVYDIFKYRGAEKIINDKNSEIYHILDYINNNYLRRLKISDIAKEFNMKEYEFTRYFKKFTGKSPKEYIKDLKLNKAKELLKFENVTDVCYDIGYENISHFIKEFKNKFGVTPNLYKKALNS; encoded by the coding sequence ATGGTAAGTGACTTAACACCAACATCTGTTTTGGAGTCAGAACATGTTAGAGTATTTTACTATGATTTCGATAATTATATAAGAGCAAGTTATTCATCAAAAAACTATCTGAGATTTTGCAGTATTCTACAAGGAGATAAATATGTGGAAATAAATGAGTCTGAAAAATTCAAGTATGATAGTAACAGTTTTGTAATATTGCCGCCTTATTCAAGAGTTAAATTAGAAATTGAAGAAAAAACTAAAGCATTGGTTATAGAAATAGACAGCTATTTAATAAACCACGTTTTGAGCAAGCTAAAAATAGAGTTTGAACCTTATGAACTTGGCAATGTCAATAACATATTTTTTGTAGGGAAGTATAGCCCAGATTTGACACAGACATACAAAAAGATTGTTGATACATTCTTCAGCAGAAAGGTCAACAGAGAGTTTCTCCTTGATTTATATACTCAAGAGTTTGTATATGATATCTTCAAATACAGAGGTGCTGAGAAGATAATAAACGATAAAAATTCAGAAATATATCATATCTTGGATTATATAAATAACAATTATTTGCGCAGATTAAAGATCTCAGATATTGCAAAAGAATTTAATATGAAAGAATATGAATTTACCAGGTATTTTAAAAAGTTCACAGGGAAGTCTCCAAAAGAATACATCAAAGATTTAAAACTTAATAAAGCAAAAGAGTTATTGAAATTTGAAAATGTTACCGATGTATGTTATGACATAGGATATGAAAATATTTCTCATTTTATTAAAGAATTTAAAAACAAATTTGGAGTTACACCAAATTTATACAAAAAAGCTCTAAATAGTTGA